One Cystobacter fuscus DSM 2262 DNA segment encodes these proteins:
- a CDS encoding non-ribosomal peptide synthetase: protein MNSFSNDHRFATFVDLLTYRAEHQPDKLAFTFLHEDTTSGVSLTNGQLDERARAIAAFLQNHGTVGDRALLLYPPGLDFITAFFGCLYAGLIPVPAYPPRRNQKVQRLQALLTDAAPRLVLTTSAFTGGISAHFAGSPEFEALQLVPTDQLETGLASSWKRPSLKENMLAFLQYTSGSTSTPKGVMVSHANLIHNSECIRSAFALTPEDRAVTWLPSFHDMGLIDGILQPLYTGFPAVLMSPASFLQQPIRWLKAISHYRATHSGGPNFAYELCVRRTTEEQREGLELSCWKMAYNGAEPVRRPTLELFASTFAPYGFQPRFFYPCYGLAEATLMVTGGLVEEAPVFLTLDSQRLEEHQVETAASVTPKSTSLVGSGRTHLDTKVIIAHPGTRTRCAPDQVGEIWVSGRGIAQGYWNRPKETQEVFHASLSDTGEGPFLRTGDLGFVRGNELFVTGRQKDLLIIRGRNHYPQDIELTAARSHPALHPGGGAAFSVVVNDAEQLVVVHELERVALRSVNVEDVSTAMRRAIAEQHELQTHAVVLLKPGQIPKTSSGKIQRAACRERFLKGTLEPVGTSVLEAEADAVEETARLAPEEILALPPAERPPRLVEHLRWLVSQALRVPVARVDPEHTLLQLGLDSLAATELQHRLEAEFGVAISLEVFLEDNSIARLTEHLLERLASKSAITTQRRPAPSDSGAGHPLSHGQQALWFLHQMAPASAAYNVSFAVRVVSEIDPETLWEAFRVLTGRHSALRTAFETVEGRPVARVRSESTLDVQHIDATPWSQEELDARLVEWTHRPFDLRRAPLFRVRLFQRGARDHVLLLTAHHILVDFWSLMVLMGELPEVYASLKARQPVALATSASQPVDHANWQSALLEGPRGEELWRYWRKQLAGAPPVLSLPADRPRAPVQSDRGAVHVSRWDPRRVERLKAFATSRGATPYTLLLAAFQVLLYRYTGQEDIVVGSSVAGRTRAEFAGTVGYLVNQLGLRARLSHDLGFEQFLQQVRQTVLDALAHQEYPFALLVNRLRPGRDSSHSPLFQTMFLHEKPHRQQAISALVTREQDTSIQLGGLTLEPFALEHRAAQFDLTLKMTEGDDSLTASWEYNSDLFDAATIQRMNGHLQTLLDAILEQPGQTLGDLPLMSADEQRRLLIDWNDTRTSYPEDKCFHELFEAQAARTPDAIAVEYMDQRLDYRELNQRANRIAHQLIGLGIGPESLVGVCVHRSLELMVALLGVLKAGAAYVPLDPSYPAQRLAYVLEDAGVAALLTQRELLTKLPGRSVRTLCVDGDGDELVRNSPDNPRGRATPGSLAYIIYTSGSTGRPKGVMVQHRGLVNYLAWCEHAYAVDGGRGAPVVTSIGFDATITSLFTPLLAGKKVVLLPEQEELSALMNVLRAERDFSLVKLTPAHLDLLRNSMPAEQAAGGTRAFIVGGEALARESLAFWRTHAPETKIINEYGPTETVVGCCTHEVTSLAFASGNVPIGRPIANTQLYILDARLRPVPVGVSGELYIGGAGVARGYLHRPELTAERFICDPFSTEPGARLYKTGDLARYLADGKIEFLGRADDQVKIRGFRVELGEVEAALRLHPRVQDAAVVAQPEAGGGNRLVAYIVWKNPSGNTLPVEVRHFLAESLPHYMVPAAIVSLDKLPLTSHGKLDRTALPLPDNARPALEATYVRPSNDLEQLIAAVWQEVLQLDKVGVNDNFFDLGGHSLLAAQVRHKLEEQLKRDISLVQLLQYPTIRALAGFLARGHETSPETQGIQDRIKKQKQAHLAIRKKREHS from the coding sequence ATGAACTCCTTCTCGAACGATCATCGTTTCGCGACATTCGTGGACCTGCTGACGTACAGGGCGGAGCACCAGCCCGACAAGCTCGCGTTCACCTTCCTGCATGAGGACACGACGAGCGGCGTGAGCCTCACGAATGGACAACTCGACGAGAGAGCGCGCGCCATCGCCGCCTTCCTGCAGAACCACGGCACGGTGGGAGACCGGGCCCTGCTGCTCTACCCGCCGGGGCTCGACTTCATCACGGCCTTCTTCGGCTGTCTGTACGCGGGGCTCATCCCGGTTCCCGCCTACCCACCGAGGCGCAATCAGAAAGTCCAGCGGCTCCAGGCCCTGCTGACCGACGCCGCGCCCAGGCTGGTCCTCACCACCTCCGCCTTCACGGGCGGCATCTCGGCCCATTTCGCGGGCAGCCCCGAGTTCGAGGCGCTCCAGTTGGTGCCGACCGATCAGCTCGAGACCGGACTGGCGTCGTCGTGGAAGCGGCCCTCCCTCAAGGAGAACATGCTGGCGTTCCTCCAGTACACGTCCGGCTCCACGTCGACGCCCAAGGGAGTCATGGTCAGTCATGCGAACCTGATCCACAACTCCGAGTGCATCCGGAGCGCTTTCGCGCTCACGCCAGAGGACAGGGCGGTCACGTGGTTGCCCAGCTTCCACGACATGGGCCTCATCGACGGAATCCTGCAACCCCTCTACACGGGATTCCCAGCCGTCTTGATGTCTCCTGCTTCGTTCCTCCAGCAACCCATCCGCTGGCTGAAGGCGATCTCCCACTACCGGGCGACCCACTCCGGAGGGCCGAACTTCGCCTACGAACTCTGTGTCAGGAGAACGACGGAGGAGCAGCGCGAGGGGCTCGAGCTGAGCTGTTGGAAGATGGCCTACAACGGCGCGGAGCCCGTCCGGCGACCCACGCTGGAGCTCTTCGCCTCCACGTTCGCCCCGTACGGCTTCCAGCCTCGCTTCTTCTATCCTTGTTACGGGTTGGCGGAAGCCACGCTCATGGTCACGGGCGGCCTCGTCGAGGAAGCCCCCGTCTTCCTCACGCTCGACTCGCAGCGGCTGGAAGAACACCAGGTGGAAACAGCGGCATCGGTCACGCCGAAGAGCACGTCATTGGTTGGCTCGGGAAGGACGCACCTCGACACGAAGGTGATCATCGCCCACCCCGGAACGCGGACGCGATGCGCGCCCGATCAGGTCGGTGAGATATGGGTGTCGGGGCGCGGCATCGCCCAGGGCTATTGGAACCGGCCGAAGGAGACCCAGGAGGTCTTCCACGCGTCCCTGAGCGATACGGGCGAGGGCCCCTTCCTGAGGACGGGAGACCTGGGCTTCGTCCGGGGGAACGAACTCTTCGTCACGGGCCGCCAGAAGGATCTCCTCATCATCCGGGGGCGAAACCACTACCCGCAGGACATCGAACTCACCGCCGCGCGGAGCCATCCCGCGCTCCACCCGGGTGGCGGAGCGGCGTTCTCCGTCGTGGTGAATGATGCCGAGCAGCTGGTCGTCGTGCATGAGCTGGAGCGGGTGGCGCTGCGCTCGGTGAACGTCGAGGACGTCTCCACCGCCATGCGCCGCGCCATCGCGGAGCAGCATGAGCTGCAGACCCACGCGGTCGTGCTGCTCAAACCCGGGCAGATCCCCAAGACGTCGAGCGGGAAGATCCAACGCGCCGCCTGCCGGGAGCGCTTCCTCAAGGGAACGCTCGAGCCCGTGGGCACCAGTGTGCTCGAGGCCGAGGCGGATGCGGTGGAAGAGACGGCGAGACTGGCGCCAGAAGAGATCCTCGCGCTGCCGCCCGCGGAACGCCCGCCGCGGTTGGTCGAGCATCTGCGGTGGCTCGTCTCGCAAGCCCTGAGGGTCCCCGTCGCCCGGGTGGACCCCGAGCACACGCTTCTTCAACTGGGCCTCGACTCCCTGGCCGCGACCGAACTCCAGCACAGGTTGGAGGCGGAGTTCGGTGTCGCCATCTCCCTGGAGGTCTTCCTCGAGGACAACAGCATCGCGCGGCTCACGGAGCACCTGCTGGAGCGGCTCGCCAGCAAATCCGCCATCACCACGCAGCGGCGCCCGGCCCCCTCGGACTCCGGCGCCGGCCACCCCTTGTCCCACGGCCAGCAGGCGCTCTGGTTCCTCCACCAGATGGCGCCAGCGAGCGCGGCCTACAACGTGTCCTTCGCCGTGCGGGTCGTGTCGGAAATCGACCCGGAGACCCTGTGGGAAGCGTTTCGCGTCCTGACGGGCCGCCATTCGGCCCTGCGCACGGCCTTCGAGACCGTCGAGGGAAGACCGGTGGCGCGCGTGCGCTCGGAGTCCACGTTGGATGTCCAGCACATCGACGCCACGCCGTGGAGCCAGGAAGAACTCGACGCGCGGCTGGTGGAATGGACCCATCGCCCGTTCGATCTCCGCCGAGCGCCCCTGTTCCGCGTGCGGTTGTTCCAGCGGGGAGCGCGAGACCACGTCCTGCTGCTGACCGCCCACCACATCCTGGTCGACTTCTGGTCCTTGATGGTGCTCATGGGCGAGCTCCCCGAGGTGTATGCCAGCCTGAAGGCACGACAGCCCGTGGCCCTGGCCACGTCGGCCTCGCAGCCCGTGGACCACGCGAACTGGCAATCCGCACTGCTCGAGGGACCCAGGGGAGAGGAACTCTGGCGTTATTGGCGCAAGCAACTGGCCGGAGCGCCACCGGTGCTGAGCCTCCCGGCGGACAGGCCGCGCGCACCCGTCCAGAGCGACCGCGGCGCCGTCCACGTGTCTCGATGGGACCCACGGCGGGTGGAGCGGCTGAAGGCGTTCGCGACGTCCCGCGGAGCAACCCCCTACACCCTGCTGCTCGCGGCGTTCCAGGTGCTCCTCTACCGGTACACGGGACAGGAGGACATCGTCGTGGGCTCCTCGGTCGCGGGGCGGACGCGCGCGGAGTTCGCCGGGACCGTCGGGTATCTGGTGAATCAGCTCGGCCTTCGCGCGCGACTGTCTCATGACCTTGGCTTCGAGCAATTCCTCCAGCAGGTCAGACAGACGGTCCTGGACGCGCTCGCCCATCAGGAATACCCGTTCGCGTTGTTGGTCAATCGGTTGCGGCCGGGACGCGACTCGAGCCACTCCCCCCTGTTCCAGACGATGTTCCTGCACGAGAAACCCCATCGGCAGCAGGCGATTTCCGCCCTCGTGACCCGGGAGCAAGACACCTCCATCCAATTGGGAGGACTCACCCTCGAGCCCTTCGCCCTGGAGCATCGCGCGGCCCAGTTCGACCTGACGCTCAAGATGACCGAGGGCGACGACTCGCTGACGGCCTCCTGGGAGTACAACTCGGATCTGTTCGACGCGGCGACCATCCAGCGCATGAATGGCCACCTGCAAACGTTGCTCGATGCGATCCTGGAGCAACCCGGACAGACGCTCGGGGACCTGCCGCTGATGAGCGCCGACGAGCAACGGCGGCTGTTGATCGATTGGAACGACACGAGGACCTCCTATCCGGAGGACAAGTGCTTCCATGAATTGTTCGAAGCACAGGCGGCCCGGACTCCCGACGCCATCGCCGTGGAGTACATGGACCAGCGGCTCGACTACCGGGAGCTGAACCAGCGTGCCAATCGAATCGCCCACCAGCTGATCGGCCTGGGCATCGGGCCCGAAAGCCTCGTGGGAGTGTGTGTCCACCGTTCCCTCGAGCTGATGGTCGCGCTCCTTGGCGTACTCAAGGCGGGGGCGGCCTACGTTCCCCTCGATCCCTCGTACCCGGCGCAGCGTCTGGCCTATGTGCTCGAGGACGCGGGCGTCGCCGCGCTGCTCACCCAACGGGAACTCCTGACGAAGCTGCCAGGCAGGAGCGTCCGCACCCTCTGCGTGGATGGTGATGGGGACGAGCTCGTGAGGAACAGCCCGGACAATCCCAGGGGCCGCGCCACACCCGGAAGTCTGGCGTACATCATCTACACCTCGGGCTCCACGGGCAGACCCAAGGGCGTGATGGTGCAGCACCGAGGCCTCGTCAACTACCTCGCCTGGTGCGAGCACGCCTACGCGGTCGACGGGGGAAGGGGCGCCCCGGTCGTCACGTCCATTGGCTTCGATGCCACCATCACGAGCCTGTTCACGCCCCTGCTCGCCGGAAAGAAGGTCGTCCTGCTGCCGGAACAGGAGGAACTGTCCGCGCTCATGAACGTCCTCCGGGCCGAGCGGGATTTCAGTCTGGTCAAGCTCACCCCCGCCCACCTGGATCTGCTCAGGAACTCGATGCCGGCGGAGCAGGCGGCGGGCGGCACCCGGGCCTTCATCGTGGGGGGAGAGGCGCTCGCGCGGGAAAGTCTCGCGTTCTGGCGAACGCATGCGCCCGAGACGAAGATCATCAACGAGTACGGACCGACCGAGACCGTCGTGGGCTGCTGCACGCACGAAGTCACGTCGCTCGCATTCGCGTCCGGAAACGTGCCCATTGGCAGGCCCATCGCGAACACCCAGCTCTACATCCTGGATGCCCGCCTGCGGCCTGTTCCCGTCGGAGTGTCCGGCGAACTCTATATTGGAGGCGCGGGTGTGGCGCGCGGGTACCTCCACCGGCCGGAGCTGACCGCCGAGCGGTTCATCTGCGATCCCTTCAGCACGGAGCCCGGAGCGCGGCTGTACAAGACAGGAGACCTGGCGCGCTACCTCGCCGACGGAAAGATCGAGTTCCTGGGCCGCGCCGATGATCAGGTCAAGATCCGCGGTTTTCGGGTCGAGCTGGGAGAGGTGGAAGCCGCGCTGCGCTTGCATCCTCGAGTCCAGGATGCCGCGGTGGTCGCCCAGCCGGAGGCGGGAGGCGGCAACCGGCTCGTCGCGTACATCGTCTGGAAGAACCCCTCGGGCAACACCCTCCCGGTGGAGGTCCGGCACTTCCTCGCGGAGTCGCTGCCGCACTACATGGTCCCCGCCGCCATCGTCTCGCTCGACAAGTTGCCCCTGACGTCTCATGGGAAGCTCGACAGGACCGCCCTGCCCCTTCCAGACAATGCCCGCCCGGCGCTCGAGGCCACCTACGTCCGCCCCTCCAACGACCTGGAGCAGCTCATCGCGGCCGTATGGCAGGAAGTGCTTCAGCTCGACAAGGTGGGAGTCAATGACAACTTCTTCGATCTCGGAGGGCACTCGCTCCTGGCGGCACAGGTCCGTCACAAGCTCGAGGAACAATTGAAGCGAGACATCTCACTCGTGCAGTTGTTGCAATACCCGACGATCCGCGCCCTCGCGGGCTTCCTGGCGCGGGGACACGAGACGTCCCCCGAGACGCAGGGCATCCAGGATCGGATCAAGAAACAAAAGCAAGCACACCTGGCGATCCGGAAGAAGAGGGAGCATTCGTAA
- a CDS encoding MFS transporter: MKSNSMIEPLGAPEEPMRREPTRTGTRTFVLVYLTQLISLLGSQLTAFGLGLWVYQRTGSTTAYGAVALATLAPGVLAAPFAGVLVDHSARKAMLAGHVGAGLCSLALALLVQADAPRLWLILALVALASICNSVQFPGLSSVSPRLIPPEQLGRANGAVHLGTAVGQLVAPAAATTILAAGSLWTILLIDALSFLVASTMLLVIHIPPAQGAATTRVHWRGVFADAKGGWQYLRGRRGFIWLLALFALMNFTLGIAQVLVTPFVLGFNDMHVLGGVMSFAGLGMVTGSVLLLVWGGPRRGRIRAVLCFALVESVSLLLLGVLRPSAFLVAACAFGVLFATPLVVGCGQTIWQRKIPAALQGRVFGIRFLVAQGVLPLAFLLAGPLADHVFEPLMRHEGPLSTSVGAVLGTGPGRGIALLFVVLGLLSILGVLLAATSPRLRRLEEEIPDNDITGRRTSAELAECSP; this comes from the coding sequence GTGAAATCCAACTCCATGATCGAGCCGCTTGGCGCTCCCGAGGAGCCGATGCGGCGGGAGCCCACCCGGACGGGCACGAGGACGTTCGTCCTCGTGTACCTCACGCAACTCATTTCCCTCCTGGGCTCGCAACTCACGGCATTCGGCCTCGGCCTCTGGGTCTATCAACGCACGGGCTCCACGACGGCCTATGGCGCGGTGGCCCTGGCCACGCTCGCTCCGGGAGTACTCGCCGCGCCCTTCGCGGGCGTTCTCGTTGACCACTCCGCGCGCAAGGCCATGCTCGCGGGACACGTGGGCGCCGGCCTGTGCTCCCTCGCGCTCGCCCTGCTCGTCCAAGCCGATGCCCCGCGGCTCTGGCTGATCCTGGCGCTCGTGGCACTCGCCTCGATCTGCAACTCCGTACAGTTTCCGGGCCTCTCCTCCGTGAGTCCCCGGCTCATCCCCCCGGAGCAGCTCGGACGGGCCAATGGCGCGGTGCACCTCGGCACGGCCGTTGGCCAGCTCGTCGCGCCAGCCGCCGCGACGACGATCCTGGCGGCGGGTAGCCTCTGGACGATCCTGCTCATCGATGCCCTCTCGTTCCTCGTCGCGAGCACGATGCTTCTCGTCATCCATATCCCTCCCGCCCAGGGGGCCGCGACCACCCGCGTTCATTGGCGGGGCGTCTTCGCGGACGCGAAAGGTGGCTGGCAATACCTCCGCGGGCGAAGGGGCTTCATCTGGTTGCTCGCGCTCTTCGCGCTCATGAACTTCACCCTGGGAATCGCCCAGGTCCTCGTGACGCCCTTCGTGCTCGGCTTCAACGACATGCACGTACTCGGCGGGGTCATGTCCTTCGCGGGCCTGGGGATGGTCACCGGAAGCGTGCTCCTCCTGGTGTGGGGAGGACCACGGCGTGGACGGATTCGCGCCGTGCTCTGCTTCGCGCTCGTCGAGAGCGTGTCGTTGCTGCTGCTCGGCGTGCTGCGCCCGTCGGCGTTCCTCGTCGCGGCATGTGCCTTCGGTGTGCTCTTCGCCACCCCGCTCGTCGTCGGCTGTGGGCAGACGATCTGGCAACGCAAGATTCCCGCGGCGCTCCAGGGACGGGTCTTCGGAATCCGCTTCCTGGTCGCGCAAGGGGTCCTTCCCCTCGCGTTCCTGCTCGCGGGACCCCTGGCGGACCACGTCTTCGAGCCGCTCATGAGGCACGAAGGGCCCCTGTCCACCAGTGTCGGTGCGGTGCTGGGAACGGGACCTGGCCGAGGGATCGCCCTGCTCTTCGTCGTCCTGGGACTGCTGTCGATTCTGGGAGTCCTGCTCGCCGCCACGTCCCCACGGCTCAGGCGCCTCGAGGAAGAGATACCCGACAACGACATCACCGGCCGTCGAACCTCCGCTGAACTGGCTGAATGCTCACCCTAG